From the Clostridium cagae genome, the window ACATCCAGCAATAGAAGTTCTACTTACAAGTGATGAAGAAGCAGGTATGAGTGGAGCAATGGCTTTAAAGTCAGGATGTTTAGATGGAAAAATAGTAATAAATTTAGATTCTGAAGATGAAGGTAAGTTATTAGTAAGTTGTGCAGGTGGTATAAGAACAAAATCTATTTTAAATGTACAATGGGAAAATACCCCAAAAAATAAAAAAGCTTTTAAACTTATTATAAAAGGTTTAAGTGGAGGGCATTCAGGATCTGACATACATTTAGGAAGAGGAAATTCTAATAAACTTATAGGAAGAGTATTAAAAAATATACTTAACCAAATGGAGTTGAATTTAGTATCATTAAATGGTGGATCTAAAAATAATGCTATACCAAGAGAAGCAACTGCAGAATTATTGATAGATGCTGATATGGAAAAAGAATTTTTAAATATAATATCTACTTTAAGAGAAGAGTTTAAAAATGAATTTAGAGTTAAGGATGCTAATATTCAATTAGAAATAGAAGAATTAAAAGAAAATATAGAAAAAGTATTTTCAAAAGAAAGCACAGATAATGTAATAAATCTTTTATACTTATATCCTAATGGAATAAATACAGTAAGTTCTGATATTGAAGGTTTAACTGAAAGCTCAACTAATATAGGAGTTCTTACAACAAAAGAAAATCATGTAGAATATGATAGTGCTGTTAGAAGTTCAGTATTTTCTTTAAGAGAAGAAATAGTTGAAAGAATAAGATGCTTAACTGAAATTTTAGGAGGTACTGTTTCTAATACAGCAGGATATCCAGAATGGCAATATAAAGAAGAATCTAAGATAAGAGAAATTTGTAAAGATGTTTACAAACAAATGTATAATGAAGAAGCAGAAGTTGTGGCAATTCATGCTGGTGTAGAATGTGGATTATTTAAGGAAAAATTAGGAGACTTAGATATGATAAGTTTCGGACCTGATATATTTGATGCACATACTCCAAATGAACATATGAGTATTTCTTCTGTAGAGAGAGTTTGGAGTTATTTATTAGAAGTATTAAAGGAAATAAAATAATAATATATTGAAAATGTGATTTAGCATTATATATTAAAGGTGTGTAATAAGATTGTAAAATTTTATTCCACGCCTTATTTTTATTATTTTTGAACATTAATTTAATGCATTGTTTAAAAATAAATCATCATTTCAAATACCATAACAAATATTTAAATTTAATAAAGGATAAATATATCTTCATAAAGAATTATTACTTAATAACAGAATTACTATATTATAACAAATTGAAAGAGGGGATATATGTATTGATAGATGTTGAATTTTATTATAAAGACTTTAAAATAACCAGTGTAAAAAAAAGTGATATAAATATATTAAATGAATGGATAATATTAAATGACAAATTTAGTGTGGACTTATTTTCATTAGATAAACAACTATTCTTTAGAAGATTTTTAGAATATTATTTAACAGAAGAAGAACTATTCTTAAAAATAGAAAAAGATGATGAGATTTATGGAGTGTTTAAAGGACGACTGGAATTACAGGAAAAATCAGAACTATTTATATGGTTATATTTGATAGATTCGAAATTTAGAAATAAGGGCCTAGGAAAAAGTATGTTAATGGAAATTTTGCAATATTTTAAGAATGAATATTATATAGACTCTTTTAAAGTAGGTGTAAATTTAAAAAATGAAAAAGCTATTAAATTTTGGAATAACGTTGGATTCAATAAATTAAGAATCACAAAAAACTTTTTTGAAGATAATAAATATGAAACATCAGATTTACTCATCTTAAATAAGATATCATGATTAAAAATAAATTTATAAATTAAAATACCTAACATAATTCATATAAATGTAAAGTTAATAATAAATATATTATTACAAATGTAATTAATACATTTTACATAACTTAATTTTAGGAGGTATTTTATGAAATATACTAGATATGAATATAAAAAACGTGGGAAGATGAAAACTATATTTATAATACTAATAATAGCTTTATTATCAATTTTAATGGGAATGTATTTTAGTAAATTCATATTTAAGGGGAATTTAGATATTAGCTCATTCAATCAACAAGAAATTGTTGTTTCAGATCAAGAGTTTATAGCACTACAATTTGGATATTATTCTAATAAAGATAATGCAGAGGCAGCAATGAGAACAATACCTTCTAAATATAATTCTTATATTGTTGAAGAAGAAGGTCATTATAGAGTTGTTATAGGATTATATTCTAAAGAAGATGGTGAAAAACAGTTGGAAAATTTAATATCTCAAGGAATAAATGCTGTGAAAATTAATTTTAGTATATCTAAAGAAAATCTAGAACAAAATAAAGTTGCTGAACTTATAAATGCATTTTTAAAGATAAATAGCACATTAGAAGATGAAAGTGTAAAAAGTGTGAAAACATCTGATTATAAAGCCTGGTGTTTAAATATTACAAATAAAGATAACTTGAATGAAAATAATAGCTTAAAAGAAATTGGCGATTATATAAATAATTTGCCAGATGAGGTAGATAAAAACAATGTAAATGAATATTTAAAATACTTTTATGAAAGATTAAAAAATATGTAATATAATAATTATTACAATAAAATTAAATTTTTATAAAAGTGTTACAAGTTGCTTTAACGTACTTGTTTAAGAACTAGTTAAATGATAAACTATATTGGTGTAGTAAGTGACTTTAATAAGTAGTCACAATTACTACACCTTATATATTTTAATTATTAAAAATATATAAGTATGTCTATAATTAGTATAAATTAAGAGACATTTATTTGATGATAGTTATTAAAGGGATGTGGTTATATGAAAGTAATATTGGCATCTGCATCACAAAGGAGACAAGAATTACTAATTAGATTATGTGATAATTTTGATATAATAGTTAGTGATTTTGATGAAGAAAAAGTGGTCTTTGAAAACTCAATTGATGAGTATGTTCAAAATATAGCATTAGGAAAAGCAATGGACATTAAAGAGAAAATAAAAGAAGATGCTATAATAATATCAGCAGATACTATAGTTACATTAGATGATAAGATACTTGGGAAACCTAAAGATGAAGAAGATGCATTCAACATGATTAAATTACTTCAAGGAAGAAGTCATAAGGTTTATTCAGGGGTAGTGGTTATTAATACTAAAAAGGATTTAATAATAAAAAATAGTGTTGCTACAGAAGTTGTTTTTTCAAAAATGAATGACGATGAGATTAGAAAATACATAAAAACTAAGGAGCCTTTAGATAAGGCAGGAGCCTATGGAATACAGGGCATAGGCGGAATTTTTGTTGAAGAAATTAGAGGTTGTTATTACAATGTTGTAGGACTTCCTTTAAATAAATTAAAAACTATGCTTGAAGAAGCTATATAGTATTAAGGGATGGGGTATCCAAAATATTAAGAGGAGAGTATTTATGGAAAATAGTCTTAAAATTAAGGATATACCTAAAAAAGAAAGACCTAAAGAGAAGTTATTATCGTATGGAGCGGATACTTTAAATAATTCTGAATTATTAGCAATAATACTTAGAACTGGTACTAAAGGTGAAAATGTGCTTCAACTTAGCAATAGGTTATTATCAAAATTTCAAGGGT encodes:
- a CDS encoding aminoacyl-histidine dipeptidase, which encodes MRKFKQINCEKVFYYFNEISRIPRGSGNEKGISDYLLNFGKNLGLEAIQDDALNIIIKKPASPGYEKSPTVIIQGHMDMVCEKNNEKVHDFTKDPIELVTKDDFIYANGTTLGADDGIAVAYAMAILEDNTIEHPAIEVLLTSDEEAGMSGAMALKSGCLDGKIVINLDSEDEGKLLVSCAGGIRTKSILNVQWENTPKNKKAFKLIIKGLSGGHSGSDIHLGRGNSNKLIGRVLKNILNQMELNLVSLNGGSKNNAIPREATAELLIDADMEKEFLNIISTLREEFKNEFRVKDANIQLEIEELKENIEKVFSKESTDNVINLLYLYPNGINTVSSDIEGLTESSTNIGVLTTKENHVEYDSAVRSSVFSLREEIVERIRCLTEILGGTVSNTAGYPEWQYKEESKIREICKDVYKQMYNEEAEVVAIHAGVECGLFKEKLGDLDMISFGPDIFDAHTPNEHMSISSVERVWSYLLEVLKEIK
- a CDS encoding GNAT family N-acetyltransferase; this encodes MIDVEFYYKDFKITSVKKSDINILNEWIILNDKFSVDLFSLDKQLFFRRFLEYYLTEEELFLKIEKDDEIYGVFKGRLELQEKSELFIWLYLIDSKFRNKGLGKSMLMEILQYFKNEYYIDSFKVGVNLKNEKAIKFWNNVGFNKLRITKNFFEDNKYETSDLLILNKIS
- a CDS encoding SPOR domain-containing protein gives rise to the protein MKYTRYEYKKRGKMKTIFIILIIALLSILMGMYFSKFIFKGNLDISSFNQQEIVVSDQEFIALQFGYYSNKDNAEAAMRTIPSKYNSYIVEEEGHYRVVIGLYSKEDGEKQLENLISQGINAVKINFSISKENLEQNKVAELINAFLKINSTLEDESVKSVKTSDYKAWCLNITNKDNLNENNSLKEIGDYINNLPDEVDKNNVNEYLKYFYERLKNM
- a CDS encoding Maf-like protein, producing the protein MKVILASASQRRQELLIRLCDNFDIIVSDFDEEKVVFENSIDEYVQNIALGKAMDIKEKIKEDAIIISADTIVTLDDKILGKPKDEEDAFNMIKLLQGRSHKVYSGVVVINTKKDLIIKNSVATEVVFSKMNDDEIRKYIKTKEPLDKAGAYGIQGIGGIFVEEIRGCYYNVVGLPLNKLKTMLEEAI